One Leucoraja erinacea ecotype New England chromosome 3, Leri_hhj_1, whole genome shotgun sequence genomic window carries:
- the chrna6 gene encoding neuronal acetylcholine receptor subunit alpha-6, with protein MTTLRKTHLLMLIILLLLMNDCSGSKAEDRLFRRIFRRYNQYIRPVENVSDPVTVQFEVSMSQLVKVDEVNQIMETNLWLRHIWNDYKFQWNPVDYDGIKYIRVPSDKIWKPDIVLYNNAVGDFQVEDKNKALLKYDGTVTWMPPAIFKSSCPMDITYFPFDYQNCSMKFGSWTYDKAKIDLAIIGSKVNLKDFWESGEWEIIDAPGYKHELKYNCCEEIYVDITYYFYIRRLPLFYTVNLIIPCLLISFLTVLVFYLPSDCGEKITLCISVLLSLTVFLLVITETIPSTSLVIPLIGEYLLFTMIFVTLSIIITVFVLNIHYRTPTTHVMPGWVQKVFLEVLPKVMLMKRPVEENKTESVGSCQRKAKCTWNECSNHLEYDDFKAAKDQAKSHCQYCKEPMGNVTSNMQRQTHVSVPSFEIQQAIESIKYIAENTRSQNEAKDVEDDWKYVALVIDRIFLWIFSLVCVLGTAGLFLQPLMATE; from the exons ATGACAACTCTGAGGAAGACGCATCTATTAATGCTCATAATTTTGCTTTTACTTATGAACG attGCTCTGGCTCCAAAGCAGAGGACCGTCTTTTCCGGAGGATATTCCGCCGATATAATCAATACATCAGACCGGTAGAGAATGTGTCTGACCCGGTGACAGTGCAGTTCGAAGTCTCCATGTCCCAGCTGGTCAAAGTG GATGAAGTCAACCAAATAATGGAGACAAATCTATGGCTGCGACAT ATCTGGAATGATTACAAATTCCAATGGAATCCAGTTGACTATGATGGGATCAAGTACATCCGAGTTCCATCAGACAAGATTTGGAAACCAGACATTGTTCTGTATAACAA CGCAGTTGGAGATTTCCAAGTTGAAGATAAAAACAAGGCTCTTCTCAAGTATGACGGCACTGTTACCTGGATGCCTCCTGCTATTTTCAAAAGCTCCTGTCCAATGGACATCACCTATTTTCCTTTTGACTATCAGAATTGCTCCATGAAATTTGGTTCATGGACCTATGATAAAGCTAAGATTGACCTCGCAATCATAGGGTCCAAAGTAAATCTGAAAGACTTCTGGGAGAGTGGCGAATGGGAGATCATAGATGCCCCTGGATATAAACATGAACTTAAGTATAATTGTTGTGAAGAGATTTATGTAGACATTACTTATTATTTCTACATTCGTAGACTACCTTTGTTTTACACTGTCAACCTGATCATTCCCTGCCTGTTAATCTCTTTCCTCACGGTTCTAGTTTTTTATCTACCCTCTGACTGTGGAGAAAAGATCACTCTCTGTATATCTGTCCTTCTCTCCTTGACAGTGTTTCTGCTGGTTATCACTGAAACCATCCCTTCCACCTCACTAGTGATTCCTCTGATTGGCGAGTACCTCTTATTCACAATGATCTTTGTAACTCTGTCGATCATCATAACAGTCTTTGTCCTGAACATCCACTACCGGACGCCAACCACCCACGTCATGCCAGGGTGGGTGCAAAAGGTATTTTTGGAAGTTCTACCTAAAGTTATGTTGATGAAGAGGCCTGTAGAGGAAAATAAAACTGAGAGTGTagggagctgccaaaggaaggcCAAGTGTACCTGGAACGAATGCTCCAACCACCTGGAATATGATGACTTTAAGGCAGCCAAAGATCAGGCAAAATCCCACTGCCAATATTGCAAGGAACCCATGGGCAATGTGACCTCTAACATGCAAAGGCAGACACATGTCTCAGTTCCTTCTTTTGAGATTCAACAGGCAATAGAAAGTATCAAATATATTGCGGAAAACACAAGGAGTCAGAATGAAGCCAAAGAC GTGGAAGATGATTGGAAATATGTGGCTCTGGTAATCGACAGGATATTCCTATGGATTTTCTCGTTAGTTTGTGTTCTGGGAACTGCAGGGTTGTTTCTCCAGCCATTGATGGCTACAGAATGA